The following are encoded together in the Sphingomicrobium clamense genome:
- a CDS encoding DUF3617 domain-containing protein, which produces MNRRKLVAGLAILAAPALIAASQALPRALQQAQPGLWEISDPSGDRRTQRICFRDLSAMAQVEHRGRQCTRVTIKDDPRLAQIHYTCVGGGFGRATLEPVTPRNFRLVTQGIDGGLPFHHTLAARRVGNCSN; this is translated from the coding sequence ATGAACAGGCGGAAACTCGTTGCAGGACTGGCGATTCTCGCTGCGCCGGCGCTGATCGCGGCGTCGCAGGCGCTTCCGCGCGCGCTGCAACAGGCACAGCCGGGATTGTGGGAAATCAGCGATCCGTCGGGCGACCGCCGAACCCAGCGCATCTGTTTCCGTGATCTCTCCGCTATGGCCCAGGTCGAACATCGCGGCCGCCAATGCACCCGCGTCACGATCAAGGACGATCCGCGCCTCGCCCAAATCCACTACACGTGCGTCGGCGGCGGCTTCGGCCGCGCCACGCTGGAACCGGTTACGCCGCGCAACTTCCGGCTGGTGACGCAGGGCATCGACGGCGGTCTCCCCTTCCACCATACGCTCGCGGCACGCCGGGTGGGGAATTGCAGCAACTAG